From the Oncorhynchus kisutch isolate 150728-3 linkage group LG27, Okis_V2, whole genome shotgun sequence genome, the window acggccggatgtgatacagcctggaatcgaaccagggtctgtagtgacgcctctagcactgagatgcagtgtcttagaccgcctgcgccactcaggagcccaaatgTGGGGCGGAGGTCTATGTGCTATCTGGGATATACAGTGACGTACCATCTACATCCATGAGGACGCCCCCTGCCTCTGTGACTATGATGGCCCCGGCAGCGATGTCCCAGCAGTGAATCCCTATCTCGTAGTAGGCCTCCACGCAGCCCGACGCCACCAGACACATGTTTGTGGCCGCTGTGCCCACACCTCGAATCCTAggaagatggacagagagaggttgtgttCATTACCGTAACAAAATGTTTTACAACAGACAACTAAAACgggcatttcttattggacaagacTATTGCTTGCACAAAGCTTTTCCAGCGTCAGAGTTAGGGTTAATGTCATCAAGTTACCCACACAGAGCAGAGTCTTATCTGATGGTACGAAGGTTTTCCCGCTAGCAATAGGATAAGTTCTGGGATACGAAATGTGAAAAAAACTTCCTGAATAGTATGCAGAGTGGTCCCATACTCATGTCTCAGCTAATGTAGTATGCCATCCTAGTCTTTCAAGAAAACATTTAAATACTTGGCCTCCACGCAATGTCTAATAAGTAGTATGGAAGTATGCCATTTAGGAACGTGGCCAGGACATTCTTACCCGTGGATGACATTCTAAACGTGGCCAGGACATTCTTACCCGTGGATGACATTCTAAACATGGCCAGGACATTCTTACCCGTGGATGTAATTCTAAATGTGGCCAGGGCATTCTTACCCGTGGATGTAATTCTAAATGTGGCCAGGGCATTCTTACCCGTGGATGTAATTCTAAATGTGGCCAGGGCATTCTTACCCGTGGATGACATTCTAAACGTGGCCAGGGCATTCTTACCCGTGGATGACATTCTAAACGTGGCCAGGGCATTCTTACCCGTGGATGACATTCTAAACGTGGCCAGGGCATTCTTACCCGTGGATGACATTCTAAACGTGGCCAGGACATTCTTACCCGTGGATGTAATTCTAAATGTGGCCAGGGCATTCTTACCCGTGGATGTAATTCTAAACATGGCCAGGGCATTCTTACCCGTGGATGACATTCTAAACGTGGCCAGGACATTCTTACCCGTGGATGTAATTCTAAACGTGGCCAGGGCATTCTTACCCGTGGATGTAATTCTAAACGTGGCCAGGGCATTCTTACCCGTGGATGACATTCTAAACATGGCCAGGACATTCTTACCCGTGGATGTAATTGTAAACGTGGCCAGGACATTCTTACCCGTGGATGTAATTCTAAACGTGGCCAGGACATTCTTACCCGTGGATGTAATTCTAAACGTGGCCAGGACATTCTTACCCGTGGATGTAATTCTAAACGTGGCCAGGACATTCTTACCCGTGGATGTAATTCTAAACGTGGCCGAGGCATTCTTACCTGTGGATTATATTCTAAACGTGGCCAGGGCATTCTTACCCGTGGATTATATTCTAAACGTGGCCAAGGCATTCTTACCCGTGGATGACATTCTAAACGTGACCAGGGCATTCTTACCCGTGGATTATATTCTAAACGTGGCCAAGGCATTCTTACCTGTGGATTATATTCTAAACGTGGCCAGGGCATTCTTACCCGTGGATTATATTCTAAACGTGGCCAAGGCATTCTTACCCGTGGATTATATTCTAAACGTGGCCAGGGCATTCTTACCCGTGGATGGGTAAACACAGGATCTTCCTCATGCTGGAGAAGATTTTGTCAACCACCTCTGTGTCCCTGTTGGAACCAAACTCAGTAGCAATGATAGACTGGCTGATTTCTGTaatgagaaagttcagcacttcAGTGACATTCCTATTTGAGGTTTGTTGGATAGACAGggtaagagagacagggagggaagttTAGCAGGGGAGTGTGAGGAGGGAAGTAGGTCAGAATTGAATGATGATGTGTATAAACGATTACAAATTTGTTTTAAGAACTAAAGATGTTGCAAATGCTCATGAATTGTAATAGTCATGAATTGTAATAGTCATGCATTGTAATGCTCATGAATTGTAATGCTCGTGAATTGTAATAGTCATGAATTGTAATAGTCATGAATTGTAATGCTCATGAATTGTAATAGTCATGAATTGTAATAGTCATGAATTGTAATGCTCGTGAATTGTAATGCTCATTTTAACCAAAATAAAATACTAGTTTAAATGCAGCGCTACAATGTAAATCTGGACTCAAACGGAGTAGGGAAATGTAAAAATGTGGCTTCTCACTAAATAAAAgattgggaaacactggtctatAGTAAAGTAAAATATGAATAGTAGTGAATTCCGAGAGACATAATACTAGTATTactatacagcactatagatgcACTGGTTGAACTAACTACTGAACCTTTCTGGTCTGACACATTAAGGAGCTGTCCATTGCAGAAGGCCCCCTGCCCTTTCCTGGCTGTGTACATCTTGTCTTCTATGCAGCTGTACACCACTCCAAACTCCAGCTGAGAGAAACAAGAGAGGAATGTCTGTTGCGGTGGCAATCTGAACAGAGATTCACTATCCCCGTATACACCATGAAAGAGGTGAGGGTACACAATCGACCACAATTCAAAAACCAAAAATAGAAATCTAAATTCAATAACATTTTAGACTTTTACAGCCCCTTTAATGACTGGTGATGAATATACATTAAACTGGTTTAAACATAGATGATCTTCCCGGTCAGttgatcattaaaaaaaaattcgCATTTATATAACACAGAATGCTAGGACAAAAAAAAGTTTGGTTTTAAATTACCGTAATTGTTCAAGAGTACTGTTGTCAATTGCAACAATTACAGAAAACTTTGCAATTTTAAATGAAGAATTAACAATGAAACGTCTCAGGAGTTCTCTAGGCTCAGAAAAATATCTGAATGATTAATAGGAAAACTTGCCTTTCTGTTGACTGCAAAGCCAATAGACACGGCAACAAATGGATATCTGTTGGAAGCCATGGATTTCAGAAAGATGGTGTTAAATAAGATAACCAATGCTACAGAAAGATGGTGTTAAATAAGATAACCAATGCTACAGAAAGATGGTGTTAAATAAGATAACCAATGCTACAGAAAGATGATCAAATGTGCATGCTACATAATGACAGGATTAAATGGAAATCAGGTGTTTGATAAGATATTTTAAAATCGACACAAAATGATTACCACATTTTTTTgagaaaataacaataatttaaTAAATTACCCGTGGACAAAGTTAGTGGTTCCGTCTACCGGGTCGACAATCCAGGTTGGGTTGTCAGTTAGAACACAGGGCTCTCCAGCAGCCACCGACTCCTCGCCTATGAAACTGCAACACAAGGAGAACAAGGTCATGTTCACAAAGCTGCTTAAACACACCAGGAAAAGAACAACCCAGTCGACCTCCATTTGTTTCTATGTAAAGCCAGAGGCGGCTTCGCCTGTGTTTTCAGCTCTCTCTCTGCGTGCAAGATCATTAAGGCACTAAAGGAAACCGACTGCAACAGAGAGGGACAATCTGAAATGCTCATTTTCATTTTCCGTAGCACACTGTTTTCTTATTGGACAGGTCTAGATCGCCCCCTCTTATTGGACAGGTCTAGATCGCCCCCTCTTATTGGACAGGTCTAGATCGCCCCCTCTCCGTAAAACTACCTACTAAACTACCGCCATTAAAGTCCATATAGTCTGCATCATTTAGAAACACCCAACACCTTTATGTCTGCATCATCTATAAACACCTTTATAATGTCTGCATCATCTATAAACACCTTTATAATGTCTGCATCATCTAGAAACACCTTTATAATGTCTGCATCATCTATAAACACCTTTATAATGTCTGCATCATCTAGAAACACCTTTATAATGTCTGCATCATCTAGAAACACCTTTATAATGTCTGCATCATCTAGAAACACCACACACCTTTATAATGTCTGCATCATTTAGAAACACCTTTATAATGTCTGCATCATTTAGAAACACCAAACACCTTTATAATATCTGCATCATCTATAAACACCTTTATAATGTCTGCATCATCTAGAAACACCTTTATAATGTCTGCATCATCTAGAAACACCTTTATAATATCACCTTTAAAATATCAGCATCCTCTAGAAACACCATGTATAATATCACCTTTATAATATCAGCATCCTCTAGAAACACCTTTATAATATCAGCATCCTCTAGAAACACCATGTATAATATCACCTTTATAATATCAGCATCCTCTAGAAACACCTTTATAATGTCTGATTGAACACCAACAGATACTGATCGGGAGGTTCTGTAATACACCTGTAAAAATCCTTCTCTTTTTCTTTGGCtataagaagtgtgtgtgtgtgtgtgtgtgtgtgtgtgtgtgtgtgtgtgtgtgtgtgtgtgtgtgtgtgtgtgtgtgtgtgtgtgtgtgtgtgtgtatgtatgtatgtatgtatgtatgtatgtatgtgtcaggATATGTCTTTATATAAGCAAAGCCACAGTAAGTTATTGTACCTGTGCGTGGGGAATTTCTCCTTCACAGAGTCTATAATGAGTTGCTCCACCTTTTGGTCAGTTTTAGTCACCAGGTCCACAGAAGAACTCTTCAACATAACCTTCATGTCATTCTGTACTGCATCCCTTACAAGCTGCAGCAGATAGATACACGGTTGAATACTGGAACTTCTGTCTGAAGCCAAAAGGTCAGTGAAGAAAACCACAAGACAAGCAGCACCACCACACGCTCTGACAGACACAAAGTAAGTAGCtaagtaagtcagtcagtcagtcacagtcagacagacagacaaagacatacagacagacaaagacagacagacacaaattcAGACAAactcagtcagacagagacagtcatacagagacagtcagacagacaaacacaaaaACAGACAGAAAGGAAagacagacacaaaaacagacagagacagtcagacagagacagtcagacagacaaacacaaaaa encodes:
- the impa1 gene encoding inositol monophosphatase 1, coding for MRKWWLIDFSQLDLLSHPFKDIGLASRHHTMTDLWQNAMDHAVALARKAGSLVRDAVQNDMKVMLKSSSVDLVTKTDQKVEQLIIDSVKEKFPTHSFIGEESVAAGEPCVLTDNPTWIVDPVDGTTNFVHGYPFVAVSIGFAVNRKLEFGVVYSCIEDKMYTARKGQGAFCNGQLLNVSDQKEISQSIIATEFGSNRDTEVVDKIFSSMRKILCLPIHGIRGVGTAATNMCLVASGCVEAYYEIGIHCWDIAAGAIIVTEAGGVLMDVDGGPLDLMSRRVVAANNKIIAERIVKEIDAFTPLRDDASTETED